The Bacteroidota bacterium sequence GAAATATAACCCGGCCAGGGAGAACCATTACGGGTTGCATCCATTGACCCCAAAGCACAAATGATGGAAGCCTGGGGATATTTGCTTCTGATGGAAGCAACGAAATTTCTATAGGCAGCAATAATTTGATTTTCATCAGGAGCTTTCACTCCAAAATTTTTCTTAAACTCAGCACGCTCCGGCTGATTGACCAGCCAGGAATCATTTTGAAATAAGTTGATGACTACGATATCCGGAGTATATTTTGTAAAATCCCATTTGGACGTGGAATCAACCGGATCCAGCCTGTCGTACATTTCCCGCATGACCAGCGGGAACCAGCTGATTAAAATGCCAATGCCACTTTTGGAATTGCAATAATACTGGGCGTTAAAATGTCTGGCTGTTATTGCAGCATAAGAAAGATAATTGTTCTCATAATATCCAAACCAGGAATCCTTGCCACTATGGTCTTCCATTGCATAACCACAGGTAATGGAATTGCCGTAAAATTCTATCTTTCTTTTTTTAGGAGCAGGAGGAGGCAATAATTTCACATTTTTCGGGATTTCGAAACCGTAAAATAAGGTTTTTCCCTTGTCCCATTCGGTACGCTTGAAGAGTTGAAGGATGTGCTTACCCTTGGATAATCCCGAAGCCAACACATAACTATGTTTGAGGGTATCGGTATGAATTCTTCCAATCACCTGATTGTCAACAATAACATTGTAATAATTGGCAGTATCCAGGTCCTTAAGCCGGGCAGAAATTTCAGTACCTTTGAATTGAATGGTTGCTGAATTACCAGGCCAGGTAAGCACTGCTGCATCAGCTTTAAATTGTATCCGCCCCTCATAGGTGATGAATGGACTGTTAAAAGGGACAGTTTTTTCCTGGGCAAAGCAGAAAGCCGAAAGGAAAGAAATAATCAGGCAAAAATAATTTTTAGTCATAGGTATTTGTTTATTAATTAAAATTCTTCAACTACGGGATTTCCCTCCATACAGGCATTCATGTTTAATACCAAAAAATTCCTTTTTGGAATCCTTTATAAAGCAAATGCTTCCGGGGGTCAAAAATGGAATTAC is a genomic window containing:
- a CDS encoding SGNH/GDSL hydrolase family protein, yielding MTKNYFCLIISFLSAFCFAQEKTVPFNSPFITYEGRIQFKADAAVLTWPGNSATIQFKGTEISARLKDLDTANYYNVIVDNQVIGRIHTDTLKHSYVLASGLSKGKHILQLFKRTEWDKGKTLFYGFEIPKNVKLLPPPAPKKRKIEFYGNSITCGYAMEDHSGKDSWFGYYENNYLSYAAITARHFNAQYYCNSKSGIGILISWFPLVMREMYDRLDPVDSTSKWDFTKYTPDIVVINLFQNDSWLVNQPERAEFKKNFGVKAPDENQIIAAYRNFVASIRSKYPQASIICALGSMDATRNGSPWPGYISKAVEQLHDSKIFTHFFPYKNTSGHPNVAEQKVMADSLIDFIEKNIKW